A window from Bacteroidota bacterium encodes these proteins:
- a CDS encoding T9SS type A sorting domain-containing protein, which translates to MKNILLFLISLFPIITMGQNWQWAKQVGGSAQQSYDHGNVKTDGTNFYLYGTFSGVMQLQSGTFNSNGVSDFFIIKYDNNGNEQWVKTFGGYNSSSQGENISALYDSVSNCIYLTGTFQGSMSLGGSNLVSNGYGRNFLAKMDLTGTVLWAKKIWTRVSSNLNDYERMGWVLQKNGIIVIYSNLLDTAYFDGLVAGPGGCLAKLDGNGTCFFTRHFYDFSAPPPSYEGGFSIKYVGSDMIILGNFKNTLWIDTAVVTSNGDYDMLLARADSNGHIKWIKRFGYGNIDFFGDHGIDAYGNLYAVGGFGDSISFNGNSFYSPVIDFIFMKFDSIGNLIFANQGNSSTTIINPGQMVADNDGNTYVAGDFTGSVTFGNYSISTTNQIAAFLARFNSNGDCLGVKHFGKADASSIVVDQMGNPVVAGGIANTVTIGNNTFTTNGPWDVYLAKCDIFTGIGGNEKTPNSQLHIYANPNAGKCNITIPDDLVNEKELTLSIYDNTGKMIQQKSVALTNGKVKVNLEAQAKGVYTVTVTNGVKFYHGKIVFE; encoded by the coding sequence ATGAAAAACATTCTACTATTTTTAATAAGCCTGTTTCCTATAATTACCATGGGGCAGAACTGGCAATGGGCCAAGCAAGTGGGAGGCAGTGCCCAACAATCGTACGATCACGGAAATGTAAAAACAGATGGTACAAATTTTTATCTGTACGGAACGTTTTCAGGCGTAATGCAGTTGCAATCGGGAACTTTTAATTCAAATGGGGTAAGCGATTTTTTTATAATCAAATACGATAACAATGGAAATGAGCAGTGGGTGAAGACTTTTGGAGGATACAATTCCAGCAGTCAGGGCGAAAATATAAGTGCACTTTATGATTCGGTTTCCAATTGTATTTATTTGACAGGAACTTTTCAGGGCAGCATGAGTTTGGGAGGTAGTAATCTGGTGTCAAATGGATATGGGAGAAATTTTTTGGCAAAGATGGATTTAACAGGTACCGTACTTTGGGCAAAAAAAATATGGACACGGGTAAGCTCCAACTTGAACGATTATGAACGGATGGGTTGGGTTCTTCAAAAAAATGGGATTATCGTTATTTACTCAAACCTACTAGACACAGCATATTTTGATGGGTTAGTCGCAGGCCCCGGGGGCTGTCTGGCAAAATTAGATGGAAATGGCACTTGCTTTTTTACGCGCCATTTTTATGATTTTTCTGCACCTCCTCCCAGTTATGAAGGGGGATTTTCGATAAAGTATGTGGGGTCGGATATGATAATATTAGGAAATTTTAAAAACACCCTTTGGATAGATACGGCCGTGGTAACTTCGAATGGCGATTATGATATGCTACTAGCTCGTGCCGACTCCAATGGACATATTAAATGGATAAAACGGTTCGGGTACGGAAATATAGATTTCTTTGGAGATCATGGTATAGACGCTTATGGTAATTTATATGCAGTAGGTGGTTTTGGTGATTCCATTTCGTTTAATGGCAATTCATTTTATAGTCCTGTTATAGATTTTATTTTTATGAAATTTGATAGTATTGGTAATTTGATTTTTGCAAACCAAGGCAACTCATCCACCACTATTATTAACCCAGGCCAAATGGTTGCAGACAATGATGGTAATACTTATGTTGCAGGAGATTTTACTGGTTCTGTTACATTCGGAAACTATAGTATCTCAACTACTAATCAAATTGCTGCGTTTTTAGCACGCTTTAATAGCAATGGTGATTGCCTTGGTGTTAAACATTTTGGCAAAGCAGATGCTTCAAGTATAGTAGTGGACCAAATGGGCAATCCGGTAGTGGCTGGAGGTATTGCCAACACGGTAACCATAGGTAACAATACCTTTACAACCAACGGGCCCTGGGATGTTTACCTTGCCAAGTGTGATATATTCACAGGCATTGGAGGCAATGAAAAAACCCCTAACAGTCAACTCCACATATACGCCAACCCCAATGCCGGTAAGTGCAACATAACCATACCCGATGATTTAGTAAATGAAAAAGAATTAACATTGAGCATATACGATAACACAGGCAAAATGATTCAACAAAAATCGGTAGCGTTAACCAATGGAAAAGTAAAGGTAAACTTAGAAGCACAAGCCAAGGGAGTGTATACAGTAACAGTTACAAACGGAGTAAAATTTTACCATGGTAAAATTGTGTTTGAGTGA
- the rpsB gene encoding 30S ribosomal protein S2 → MLNIKHDQLLDAGVHFGHLKRKWNPKMAPYIFIERNGIHIIDLNKTMAKLEEAASAIKQIAKSGKKILFVATKKQAKDLVANGAKSVNMPFIVERWPGGMLTNFATQRKSVKKLGNFDKMVTDGTFDVISKKEKLQISRQKAKMEKFIGSISDMSRLPAALFVVDIVKEHIAISEARRLNIPTIAICDTNTDPTLIDFPIPANDDASKSIALIIDVMIKAIEEGLAERKVDRDADKERELAEQEAAGNESGEMAVAGDEEGGKKSGRPRRKK, encoded by the coding sequence ATGTTGAATATCAAACATGACCAATTATTAGATGCCGGGGTACACTTTGGGCATTTGAAAAGAAAATGGAACCCAAAAATGGCGCCCTATATTTTTATAGAGCGTAACGGTATCCATATAATAGACCTTAATAAAACAATGGCTAAGTTGGAAGAAGCTGCTTCGGCCATCAAGCAAATTGCGAAATCAGGCAAGAAAATTCTATTTGTTGCAACCAAAAAGCAAGCTAAAGATTTAGTTGCTAATGGAGCCAAGTCGGTAAATATGCCTTTTATTGTTGAACGCTGGCCTGGAGGAATGCTAACTAATTTTGCTACACAGAGAAAATCTGTTAAGAAATTAGGCAATTTTGATAAGATGGTAACTGATGGAACTTTTGATGTAATCTCTAAAAAAGAAAAACTTCAGATTTCACGTCAAAAAGCTAAGATGGAAAAATTTATCGGAAGCATAAGCGATATGAGCCGTTTGCCAGCTGCCTTATTTGTGGTGGATATTGTTAAAGAACACATTGCAATAAGTGAAGCTCGCAGACTAAACATACCTACTATTGCTATATGCGATACCAATACTGATCCTACGCTTATCGACTTTCCAATTCCGGCCAATGATGATGCATCAAAATCAATTGCATTAATTATTGACGTAATGATTAAAGCGATAGAAGAAGGATTGGCAGAGCGCAAGGTTGACCGCGATGCGGATAAAGAACGTGAACTAGCAGAACAGGAAGCAGCAGGAAATGAAAGTGGCGAAATGGCTGTTGCCGGAGATGAAGAAGGTGGCAAAAAAAGTGGCCGTCCACGCAGAAAAAAATAA
- a CDS encoding tail fiber domain-containing protein — translation MRKKIFTLAIASVATIASQAQNTFPSTGNVGIGTVTPTVRLDVFNATGGVAVQVKSNTASAFIFMDKKNPGNSNTVSYRTNGVAIWQTGGLGNDDYTIRNLNIGTSPITCLVANNFVGINNPAPTSQLHVIGTGRIDGNLQVSNNSTFGASMNVSGNITASGTLTAGGNVFFGDTINFGSAENFIDAGGNSIATNDKLTVGSFTEGTNTFNVVGTAGISSNATIGGTLAVTGATTCGNKLTITSGGVNVIAGDIFSGADLYTSSGNGVINCGGDSMSSFINVMSDVFTPGTSNLNANGDEDLFIGGDLEVVGKGFQTGGGAWGVRSDRRLKKDITPFKDGLEQLLKINPVTFKYNDKFPHADGREFVGIIAQDMQEIAPYMVEEKPMGQIVEEDANGNEVIVKQGTNYLTFDPNALWYITINAIKEQQKIINEQQQKIEALEAMINNSAGNAKSANESAAIRADYSLEQNTPNPFNQTTIIRFNCGDAAQASIIIRDLNGNLVKSLNAAGKTQVIVNANELAQGTYTYTLEIGSRSADTKLMVVTK, via the coding sequence ATGAGAAAAAAAATCTTCACACTCGCAATTGCTTCTGTTGCAACAATTGCATCGCAAGCACAAAACACGTTTCCGTCAACCGGTAATGTAGGAATTGGAACTGTAACACCAACAGTAAGGCTCGATGTGTTTAACGCTACAGGTGGCGTGGCCGTGCAGGTAAAAAGTAACACGGCAAGCGCCTTTATCTTTATGGATAAAAAAAATCCAGGCAATTCAAACACCGTAAGTTATCGTACTAACGGGGTAGCGATTTGGCAAACCGGAGGTCTAGGCAATGATGATTACACTATCCGTAATTTAAACATTGGTACAAGTCCAATTACCTGTCTGGTAGCCAATAATTTTGTCGGCATTAATAATCCGGCCCCAACGTCACAGCTACATGTAATAGGCACAGGAAGAATTGATGGAAATTTACAAGTATCCAACAATTCAACTTTCGGTGCCTCTATGAATGTAAGTGGAAATATTACTGCCTCCGGAACCCTTACCGCTGGAGGCAATGTGTTTTTTGGCGATACCATAAACTTTGGTAGTGCCGAAAATTTTATTGATGCAGGTGGTAATTCAATTGCAACAAATGATAAACTCACTGTAGGTAGTTTTACAGAAGGAACAAACACATTTAATGTAGTAGGAACAGCTGGTATATCTAGTAATGCAACCATAGGAGGTACCTTAGCGGTTACGGGAGCAACAACATGTGGAAATAAACTTACTATTACTTCTGGTGGTGTTAATGTTATAGCAGGTGATATATTCTCTGGAGCTGACTTATATACCTCTTCTGGAAATGGCGTTATCAACTGCGGTGGCGACAGCATGAGTTCATTTATAAATGTAATGTCCGATGTTTTTACACCGGGAACAAGTAATTTAAATGCCAATGGCGATGAAGATTTATTTATCGGTGGCGATTTAGAAGTTGTAGGAAAAGGCTTTCAAACTGGTGGCGGAGCTTGGGGTGTACGCAGCGACCGAAGATTGAAAAAAGATATTACTCCATTTAAAGATGGTCTTGAACAATTATTAAAAATTAATCCTGTTACATTTAAGTACAACGATAAATTTCCACATGCTGATGGCCGCGAGTTTGTTGGTATCATAGCTCAGGATATGCAAGAAATAGCACCTTATATGGTGGAAGAAAAACCAATGGGACAAATAGTTGAAGAAGACGCCAATGGAAATGAAGTAATTGTAAAGCAAGGAACCAATTATCTGACCTTTGATCCAAACGCCTTATGGTACATCACGATTAACGCTATTAAGGAACAACAAAAAATAATCAATGAGCAGCAACAAAAAATTGAAGCACTTGAAGCTATGATTAACAACTCAGCAGGAAATGCAAAATCTGCGAATGAATCAGCTGCTATACGTGCAGATTATTCGTTAGAGCAAAACACGCCAAACCCTTTCAATCAAACTACTATCATCCGTTTCAACTGTGGTGATGCGGCACAAGCTTCAATTATTATTCGTGATTTAAATGGTAACCTTGTTAAATCATTAAACGCAGCCGGCAAAACACAAGTTATTGTGAATGCAAACGAATTAGCACAAGGTACATACACCTACACACTTGAAATAGGCAGCCGTAGTGCAGATACCAAGCTGATGGTGGTAACGAAATAA
- a CDS encoding SprB repeat-containing protein, which translates to MLILISERGNAQLSVTLTPSNYHGKNISCFGAQDGSINITATGGSPPYTYLWSNGYAMQNASDLAAGYYRISVTDAAMNSVIREITLTQPEQLNYEMQVYEYPNGYNVSCYNCYNGSVTVTIYGGTAPYSAMWDDGNTNINRTNLGAGAIEAELTDLNGCHCKRSTHRNKPT; encoded by the coding sequence ATGCTGATTCTTATAAGCGAAAGGGGAAATGCGCAGTTATCCGTAACTTTAACTCCTAGCAATTATCATGGAAAAAACATCAGTTGCTTTGGTGCGCAAGATGGCAGTATAAATATAACGGCAACCGGTGGCAGCCCACCTTACACCTATCTATGGAGTAATGGCTATGCAATGCAAAATGCATCGGACTTGGCAGCCGGGTACTATCGCATTTCGGTTACTGATGCAGCAATGAATTCCGTTATTAGAGAAATTACCCTTACCCAACCCGAACAACTTAACTACGAAATGCAGGTATATGAATATCCAAACGGCTACAATGTAAGTTGCTACAATTGTTACAACGGCAGTGTAACGGTAACCATATACGGAGGAACTGCCCCATACTCGGCCATGTGGGATGATGGCAATACCAACATTAACCGCACAAACCTTGGTGCAGGTGCCATTGAAGCAGAACTTACCGACTTAAACGGTTGCCATTGTAAACGTAGCACGCACCGAAATAAGCCAACCTGA
- a CDS encoding elongation factor Ts gives MSTVTISAADVNKLRQQTGAGMMDCKKALTEANGDFEQAIDYLRKKGQKVAANRSDREAKEGYVIAKTSEDNTKGYVIALNSETDFVAKNQEFVNFAEEILTLAMQNDCNSADEVKALKLGDATVNDRLFDMIGKIGEKLEISSYERISAPRVIVYNHPGNKLAAMIGVSKADVANIDDIARNVAMQTAAMNPVAIDKGDVDTKMLERELEIGRDVARNEGKPEEMVEKIAQGKLNKFYQESTLLNQAYIKEDKQTVRQYLTSIDKDLTISAMKRVQIG, from the coding sequence ATGTCGACAGTAACAATAAGCGCAGCAGATGTAAACAAATTGCGCCAACAAACAGGGGCAGGAATGATGGATTGCAAAAAGGCCCTAACCGAAGCCAATGGTGATTTTGAACAAGCCATTGATTATTTGAGAAAAAAAGGACAAAAGGTAGCCGCCAATCGCAGCGACCGCGAAGCTAAAGAGGGTTATGTAATTGCTAAAACCAGCGAAGACAATACTAAGGGCTATGTGATAGCCCTAAATAGCGAAACAGACTTTGTGGCCAAAAATCAGGAGTTTGTAAATTTTGCCGAAGAAATTTTAACCCTGGCAATGCAGAACGACTGTAACTCAGCAGATGAAGTGAAAGCTCTAAAACTTGGTGACGCAACGGTTAACGACCGCTTGTTTGATATGATAGGAAAAATTGGCGAGAAGCTTGAAATATCTTCTTACGAAAGAATATCAGCCCCAAGGGTTATTGTTTATAATCATCCTGGAAACAAATTAGCTGCTATGATTGGAGTAAGTAAAGCTGATGTAGCCAATATAGATGATATAGCACGAAATGTTGCCATGCAAACTGCAGCAATGAACCCTGTGGCCATTGACAAAGGCGATGTAGATACCAAAATGCTTGAGCGTGAATTAGAAATAGGACGCGATGTAGCCCGTAATGAAGGTAAGCCCGAAGAAATGGTTGAAAAAATTGCGCAAGGCAAGTTAAATAAATTTTATCAGGAGTCAACATTGCTCAATCAAGCATATATTAAGGAAGATAAGCAAACGGTGCGTCAATACTTAACCTCCATTGACAAAGATCTTACAATAAGCGCTATGAAGCGTGTTCAGATTGGATAA
- the rplM gene encoding 50S ribosomal protein L13 produces the protein MDTLSYKTKSVNKENAQKGWVLVDAENMVVGRLSSEVAKILRGKHKPSFTPNSDTGDYVIIINAEKVRFTGAKTEDKEYVRHTGYPGGQRFASPKMLLKTHPTRILEYAIHGMLPKTKLGDAIKRNLYIYAGSEHPHAAQQPKTVTF, from the coding sequence GTGGATACATTAAGTTATAAGACCAAATCAGTAAATAAAGAAAACGCTCAAAAAGGGTGGGTTCTGGTAGATGCCGAGAATATGGTTGTAGGTAGATTAAGCTCAGAAGTAGCGAAAATACTGAGAGGCAAGCATAAGCCCTCGTTTACTCCAAATAGCGATACCGGTGATTATGTAATAATAATTAATGCCGAGAAAGTTCGTTTTACCGGAGCCAAAACAGAAGACAAAGAATATGTAAGACATACCGGTTATCCGGGAGGTCAACGCTTTGCTTCACCAAAGATGTTGTTGAAAACTCATCCCACACGGATATTAGAATATGCCATTCATGGTATGCTTCCGAAAACCAAATTGGGTGATGCTATTAAGCGCAACCTATACATTTATGCTGGTTCAGAGCATCCACATGCAGCCCAGCAACCTAAAACAGTAACTTTTTAA
- a CDS encoding T9SS type A sorting domain-containing protein produces the protein MKNKYFAILILIILMGNNFIKAQIVTLEGRQFKIGANTQPANYYDVYNIKSQLNTAATNAVTGYIYDDKGNPIKDAVVFGANWLYTIQDVYLAMGLPSTPFVPEDDKFEHSTALTFTQSNGYFEIVPYNHVQFGIQDPHRIVNLNYMGVGTDKDFYGPGWQYKGGFGEIQIANPTSPLILARVTTGYDAVASNEVVDINESRNYYGHNSLTAFDLTLKGNSNLTARKEIHLKNELHAQASINNETHIFTSAGYPECDNFNGFARLSNPAVSSQDVINNSSNEIEIQFNINSELDARIYPNPSNGIFTIQVNNTNKEMVKILVQNLLGETIWQHTTVNKQVDVNFESLAKGVYIVQVKNSFKSISRKLIIK, from the coding sequence ATGAAAAATAAATATTTTGCAATATTAATATTGATCATCTTAATGGGTAATAACTTTATTAAAGCGCAAATAGTAACGCTGGAAGGTCGTCAATTTAAGATTGGTGCAAACACACAACCTGCCAACTATTACGATGTATATAATATAAAGTCACAATTAAATACCGCTGCTACCAATGCTGTAACAGGGTATATATACGATGATAAAGGAAATCCGATTAAAGATGCTGTGGTTTTTGGAGCTAATTGGTTGTATACTATTCAAGATGTTTATTTAGCAATGGGCTTACCTTCTACTCCATTCGTGCCAGAAGATGATAAATTTGAACACAGCACTGCTTTAACGTTCACTCAGTCTAATGGATATTTTGAAATAGTTCCATATAACCACGTACAATTTGGGATTCAAGATCCGCATCGGATTGTAAACTTAAATTACATGGGGGTAGGAACCGATAAGGATTTTTATGGTCCGGGATGGCAGTACAAAGGTGGTTTTGGAGAAATACAAATCGCAAATCCCACAAGCCCATTAATTTTAGCAAGAGTAACTACAGGATACGATGCTGTTGCCTCTAATGAAGTAGTTGACATAAATGAAAGCAGAAATTACTATGGGCATAATTCACTTACAGCCTTTGATTTAACGCTTAAAGGAAACTCAAATCTAACAGCACGAAAAGAAATTCATTTAAAAAATGAGCTTCATGCACAAGCAAGCATAAATAACGAAACACATATATTTACTTCGGCTGGTTATCCGGAATGTGATAACTTTAATGGCTTTGCCCGTTTATCAAATCCAGCGGTATCTAGCCAGGATGTGATAAATAATAGTTCAAATGAAATTGAAATTCAATTTAACATAAACTCGGAATTAGATGCTAGAATTTACCCCAATCCCAGTAACGGAATATTTACAATACAGGTAAATAATACTAATAAAGAAATGGTAAAAATTTTAGTGCAGAATTTATTAGGCGAGACCATTTGGCAGCACACCACAGTAAATAAACAAGTTGATGTTAATTTTGAATCGCTTGCCAAGGGAGTGTATATTGTGCAAGTAAAAAATAGTTTTAAATCCATATCACGCAAATTAATAATTAAATAA
- the rpsI gene encoding 30S ribosomal protein S9, protein MEITHKIGRRKTAVARIYLKPGTGVIHVNNQDYKAYFKTDVLHHKITQAFEVSQTKDQFDAVVNVHGGGITGQAEAIRQAMARALCQVNPEFRPALKSNGLLTRDPRMVERKKPGQKKARKRFQFSKR, encoded by the coding sequence ATGGAAATCACACATAAAATAGGAAGACGTAAAACCGCTGTTGCCCGTATTTATTTGAAACCGGGAACAGGAGTGATACACGTTAATAATCAAGACTATAAAGCTTATTTTAAGACCGATGTTTTACATCATAAAATAACTCAGGCTTTTGAAGTTTCACAAACCAAGGATCAGTTTGATGCAGTGGTAAATGTGCATGGTGGCGGAATTACTGGACAAGCAGAAGCTATCAGACAAGCGATGGCCCGTGCTTTATGTCAGGTTAATCCTGAGTTTCGACCAGCATTAAAATCAAATGGCTTACTAACACGGGATCCTCGCATGGTTGAACGTAAGAAGCCGGGACAAAAGAAAGCCCGTAAGCGCTTCCAATTCTCTAAGCGTTAA
- a CDS encoding tetratricopeptide repeat protein, with product MRLAFAIILFLFSVSVKSQDKIIDSLLNVLSISKDDTTGSKILLEIARKYYETTDYKNSEFYLGQSYLLAKRLNYQEGIIDYYFVDGRLLKNNGKYFEAKLQYEQALALSEKINDSGRIASSYNHIGNLYVTIHENKLAFENLQKSANIFKAIKDYKKLAYPLSNIGKVYMDMEQYDSAMYYYNQTIELAKRYSDNYELAQSYKRIASIYAALGNYATAFRFCDTTLRLSALHQYRYIIADVYEIQAKIFLEKKDYKNSKINLKKSLDMYQDLKVKPSIRYSYLQLSKLDSLEGNYKDAYHHFKLYHAYNDSVVDIEYRINIEKNQMQYDFVKKEAVTKAEQDKKQALASAEIQKQKIIRNFSLAGIFVVLLIGGYGFYRYRKNKEIENQQLLLNERLRISRELHDDMGSTLSSISVYSEVAKNRAAKNGNETEVLQKIGAASRELIEKMSDIVWSLNPNNENFEQLKNRMMAFAAMMLTPKGILFEFDIDNEEKSTTIAPVHRKNIFLIYKEAINNIVKYSEASTVQVIAKVKENKLCLEILDNGIGFDTDNVVAYNGNGLKNMKARAEEIKARFYVTSSLNEGVKIELTVSI from the coding sequence ATGAGATTAGCTTTTGCAATTATACTTTTTCTCTTTTCGGTTTCAGTAAAATCGCAAGACAAAATAATTGACTCCTTGCTTAACGTTTTATCAATTTCAAAAGATGATACCACAGGATCCAAAATATTACTAGAAATTGCACGCAAGTATTATGAAACTACGGATTATAAAAATTCGGAATTCTATTTAGGGCAATCCTATTTGTTGGCTAAAAGGTTGAATTATCAAGAGGGAATAATTGATTACTATTTTGTAGATGGAAGGCTGTTAAAAAATAACGGCAAATACTTTGAAGCAAAACTCCAATATGAACAAGCATTAGCTCTCAGCGAAAAAATTAATGATAGTGGTAGGATTGCAAGCAGCTACAACCATATAGGAAACTTATATGTAACCATACATGAAAACAAACTTGCCTTTGAGAACTTGCAAAAATCTGCCAATATTTTTAAGGCGATAAAGGACTATAAAAAATTAGCCTACCCACTAAGTAACATAGGTAAGGTATATATGGATATGGAGCAATATGATAGTGCCATGTATTACTACAATCAAACTATTGAACTTGCTAAACGCTATTCAGACAATTACGAACTAGCGCAATCGTATAAACGAATAGCATCCATTTATGCAGCATTAGGAAACTATGCTACAGCATTTAGATTTTGTGATACTACATTGCGTCTAAGCGCATTACACCAGTATAGATACATCATAGCAGATGTGTACGAAATTCAGGCTAAAATATTTCTTGAGAAAAAAGACTATAAAAACTCGAAAATTAATTTAAAAAAAAGTCTTGATATGTACCAGGACCTAAAGGTTAAACCTTCTATTCGGTACAGTTATTTACAGCTAAGCAAATTAGATAGTCTTGAAGGAAATTATAAAGATGCATATCACCATTTTAAACTTTATCATGCATATAACGATAGTGTTGTAGATATTGAATACAGAATTAATATTGAAAAGAATCAAATGCAATACGACTTTGTTAAAAAGGAAGCAGTAACCAAAGCTGAACAGGATAAAAAGCAAGCTTTGGCATCAGCCGAAATTCAAAAACAAAAAATCATTCGCAATTTTTCGTTAGCAGGAATTTTTGTTGTGTTACTTATTGGAGGATATGGCTTTTACCGTTACCGCAAAAATAAAGAAATAGAAAATCAGCAATTGTTATTAAATGAGCGCTTACGAATAAGTCGCGAGTTACATGATGATATGGGCAGCACACTCAGCAGTATTTCTGTATACAGCGAAGTGGCAAAAAACCGTGCCGCAAAAAATGGAAACGAAACAGAAGTACTGCAAAAAATTGGAGCAGCATCGCGCGAGTTGATTGAAAAAATGAGCGACATTGTGTGGAGCTTAAACCCCAACAACGAAAACTTTGAACAACTTAAAAACCGCATGATGGCATTTGCAGCCATGATGCTTACACCAAAAGGAATTCTATTTGAGTTTGATATTGATAATGAAGAAAAAAGCACAACCATTGCACCCGTGCATCGAAAAAACATTTTTCTGATATATAAAGAAGCAATTAACAATATAGTGAAATACTCTGAAGCTTCAACAGTGCAAGTTATAGCTAAGGTGAAAGAAAATAAATTGTGCTTGGAAATATTAGATAATGGAATCGGATTCGACACCGATAATGTTGTGGCTTACAACGGCAACGGTTTAAAAAACATGAAAGCAAGGGCAGAAGAAATTAAAGCACGTTTTTACGTTACGTCCTCGCTGAACGAAGGCGTTAAAATTGAATTGACTGTTAGTATTTGA
- a CDS encoding response regulator transcription factor, with protein MSGIKVVLFDDNEMLRDSIAMLLEDAGDFDLLASYANCIDVITNIQQTKPDVVIMDIDMPGMNGIEGVKLIRKTFPTVQILMQTVFDDDEKVFAAIKAGAAGYILKNTDPKNILQAIREVYTGGAPMTPSIARKVLLQFQEPQKEDFNLSLREKEVLSLLVDGLSYKMISDKLNITYDTVRAHMKKIYEKLHVSSMTEAVAKAITQKLFFSLL; from the coding sequence ATGAGCGGAATAAAAGTTGTTCTTTTTGATGATAACGAAATGCTACGAGATTCCATTGCAATGTTGCTGGAAGATGCCGGAGATTTCGACCTTTTAGCATCGTATGCAAACTGCATTGATGTAATTACTAACATTCAACAAACAAAACCCGATGTAGTGATTATGGATATTGACATGCCTGGTATGAATGGAATAGAAGGCGTAAAACTTATACGTAAAACATTCCCTACTGTTCAGATATTAATGCAAACTGTATTTGATGATGATGAAAAAGTTTTTGCTGCTATAAAAGCGGGAGCAGCAGGATATATTTTAAAAAATACAGATCCTAAAAATATACTACAGGCCATACGCGAAGTATATACCGGTGGTGCCCCCATGACACCCAGCATTGCACGCAAAGTATTATTACAGTTTCAAGAACCGCAAAAAGAAGATTTTAATTTAAGCTTGCGCGAAAAAGAAGTACTATCACTTTTAGTAGATGGTCTATCATACAAAATGATTTCGGACAAGTTAAATATTACGTACGATACGGTGCGTGCTCACATGAAAAAGATTTACGAAAAATTACATGTAAGCTCAATGACAGAAGCAGTTGCAAAAGCAATAACTCAGAAACTTTTTTTTAGCTTGCTTTAG